One Cupriavidus necator N-1 DNA window includes the following coding sequences:
- a CDS encoding SagB/ThcOx family dehydrogenase yields the protein MNRSAQALLEYHERSKHRVNRYAPGPGWLDWATQPDPFRAFHGSPRIVLPLAADTLPTRYNALRCGALPPAQGFSLRTLAILFELSLGLSAWKAFGAQRWALRCNPSSGNLHPTEGYLLCPALPDLPGGVYHYLSRDHVLEQRAALDDPRWTEAFPGGGILVGISSIHWREAWKYGMRAWRYCQHDCGHAIAAVSYAAAALGWQTRLIETAADDALAALLGLDRSDDFGAAEREVPDVVLWIGNAETRPDLERLWSTLDKAHWYGYANQLSAGHVSWPDIDSVDRATRKSLTSEPTPLNPEPPLRPAAPAFDLSFARIARQRRSATSFDGTAHITATAFFTMLASLLARRDTPPWNALMSPAAVHLALLVHRVDGLEPGLYVLVRNSGALHGLKQAMRPEWLWQRIGPDHLPLYLLLPYDLRAVAKLICCHQDIAADSYFALGMLANFEIALKQPWRYRHLFWECGILGQALYLEAEATGERATGIGCFFDDEMHAVLGIKDHTWQSLYHFTVGCAMVDQRLSTLAPYEVQA from the coding sequence ATGAACCGATCTGCGCAAGCGTTGCTTGAGTATCACGAACGCAGCAAGCACCGCGTCAACCGCTACGCCCCAGGCCCCGGATGGCTTGACTGGGCAACCCAGCCAGATCCGTTCCGCGCGTTCCATGGCTCACCGCGGATTGTCCTGCCACTGGCCGCGGACACCTTGCCCACACGCTACAACGCGTTGCGCTGCGGCGCCCTGCCGCCCGCGCAGGGCTTCAGCCTTCGTACCCTCGCAATCCTGTTTGAGCTTTCGCTCGGCTTGTCAGCGTGGAAAGCCTTTGGCGCTCAGCGGTGGGCACTGCGCTGCAATCCCTCGAGCGGCAATCTGCATCCGACCGAGGGCTATCTTCTTTGTCCTGCCCTGCCCGATCTGCCGGGCGGGGTCTACCATTACCTGAGCCGCGACCACGTCCTTGAACAGCGGGCTGCATTGGATGATCCACGATGGACTGAGGCGTTCCCGGGCGGCGGTATCCTAGTTGGTATCAGCTCGATCCATTGGCGCGAGGCATGGAAATACGGAATGCGCGCCTGGCGCTACTGCCAGCATGACTGCGGCCATGCCATTGCCGCAGTCAGTTACGCGGCAGCGGCTCTCGGATGGCAGACGCGGCTGATCGAGACTGCTGCGGATGATGCCTTGGCCGCATTGCTTGGATTGGATCGCAGCGACGATTTCGGAGCGGCCGAGCGGGAGGTGCCGGATGTCGTGCTATGGATCGGCAATGCGGAAACACGGCCTGACCTGGAGCGCCTGTGGTCCACTCTCGATAAGGCGCACTGGTACGGCTACGCAAACCAACTAAGCGCGGGACACGTAAGTTGGCCGGATATCGATTCGGTCGATCGTGCCACGCGCAAGTCTCTGACTAGCGAACCGACCCCGCTGAATCCGGAGCCGCCACTGCGGCCTGCGGCGCCCGCCTTCGACCTGAGCTTTGCCCGGATCGCCCGGCAGCGCCGCAGCGCCACGAGCTTCGATGGCACGGCGCACATTACCGCTACCGCCTTCTTTACAATGCTGGCAAGCCTGCTGGCGCGTCGCGACACGCCACCGTGGAACGCGCTGATGTCTCCTGCTGCGGTGCATCTGGCGCTATTGGTTCACCGCGTGGACGGACTGGAGCCGGGCCTGTACGTGCTGGTGAGAAACTCCGGGGCGCTGCATGGACTCAAGCAGGCTATGCGCCCGGAATGGCTGTGGCAGAGAATCGGACCGGACCATCTGCCACTCTATCTTCTGCTGCCGTACGATTTACGCGCAGTGGCAAAACTGATCTGTTGCCACCAGGATATCGCCGCCGATTCCTACTTCGCGTTGGGCATGCTCGCAAACTTCGAAATCGCCCTGAAGCAGCCATGGCGTTATCGCCATCTTTTCTGGGAATGCGGCATTCTCGGCCAGGCACTCTATCTTGAAGCCGAAGCCACCGGAGAGCGCGCCACGGGGATCGGCTGCTTTTTCGACGATGAAATGCATGCCGTGCTCGGCATCAAGGATCACACATGGCAAAGCCTGTATCACTTTACCGTTGGCTGCGCCATGGTCGATCAACGCTTGTCGACGCTTGCACCGTATGAGGTTCAGGCTTGA